In Silene latifolia isolate original U9 population chromosome X, ASM4854445v1, whole genome shotgun sequence, the following proteins share a genomic window:
- the LOC141620469 gene encoding uncharacterized protein LOC141620469 has product MTRPWLGVTPVGSFSPDSNPLAGAGSSLEQQYQELRDLMYRISGVTRPLEKAERDIYADSPFVDDIALVGVPKGCVPPTMTLYDGTTDPLDHVNHYKQKMMVITATGPLKEACMCKGFGSTLSEAAQQWFVGLPNKSIANFADLVNAFNQQFASSRKLEKQTSDLYRIVQGFEESTRDYLNIFNKEKVAIPRCDIETDIQAFCRGLHQDSDLYKNLTMHPCTTFEEVQLKYPEKPR; this is encoded by the coding sequence ATGACAAGACCCTGGTTAGGAGTTACACCTGTTGGATCCTTCTCGCCTGattctaaccctcttgcaggagcAGGTAGTTCGCTGGAGCAGCAGTACCAGGAGCTGAGAGACCTGATGTACAGGATATCAGGCGTAACACGTCCATTAGAGAAAGCGGAACGCGATATCTATGcagactcacctttcgtggaCGACATAGCCCTCGTCGGCGTTCCTAAAGGATGTGTACCGCCAACCATGACGCTCTACgacggaaccacagatccacttgATCACGTCAACCACTACAAGCaaaaaatgatggtgataaccgcgACCGGGCCCTTaaaggaagcttgtatgtgcaaaggatttggatcgACCTTGTCTGAAGCAGCCCAGCAGTGGTTCGTCGGCCTGCCCAATAAAAGTATAGCTAACTTCGCCGACCTAGTTAATGCATTTAACCAGCAATTCGCCAGCAGCAGAAAGCTAGAGAAGCAGACCAGCGACCTCTATCGGATAGTGCAAGGGTTTGAGGAATCTACTCGTGATTACTTGAACATATTCAACAAGGAAAAAGTGGCAATTCCGAGGTGCGATATAGAAACTGATATACAAGCCTTCTGTCGGGGATTGCACCAGGATTCAGATCTGTACAAGAACCTGACCATGCATCCGTGCACTACCTTTGAGGAAGTACAATTAAAGTATCCAGAAAAGCCCCGGTAG